The following are encoded together in the Zingiber officinale cultivar Zhangliang chromosome 8A, Zo_v1.1, whole genome shotgun sequence genome:
- the LOC122011222 gene encoding probable transcription factor MYB58: MQSRLMQLSGGGGHGSIALRKGPWTAEEDEILVEYVRKNGPRNWSSIRTQGLLLRDRKSCRFRWVNVLQPGLKTGCKFSEEEERVVIELQAQLGNKWARIATYLPGRTDNDVKNFWYTRQQRLARSLRDLRRPEATRQDSANSQPLPPPPPPPPPPPQDQYASASQMLIQDSANSQPLPPPPPPPPRQDQYASASHILIQDSFTDDHLRQLDGVVDYDLEYSFMNYSSSMLEFDVPPQLFTAPWQSSLDLPPDLDLWQFQDPHFSHRLLPEEPRFFGVMRSDQETELPWPLDNFDELPHDMFDFIDQPPPPPITNSC; this comes from the exons ATGCAGAGTCGACTGATGCAGTtaagcggcggcggcggccacgGCAGCATCGCGTTGAGGAAGGGGCCGTGGACAGCGGAGGAGGACGAGATCCTGGTGGAGTACGTGAGGAAGAACGGCCCCCGCAACTGGAGCTCCATTCGAACCCAAGGCTTGCTCCTCCGCGACAGGAAATCATGCCGCTTCCGCTGGGTCAACGTACTGCAGCCCGGTCTCAAGAC AGGGTGCAAGTTCTCGGAGGAGGAAGAGCGGGTGGTGATCGAACTGCAGGCGCAGTTGGGGAATAAGTGGGCGAGGATCGCCACCTACTTGCCCGGCCGAACCGACAACGATGTCAAGAACTTCTGGTACACCAGGCAGCAGCGACTCGCCAGGAGTCTGCGCGATTTGCGCCGGCCAGAAGCGACTCGCCAGGATTCTGCAAACTCCCAgccccttcctcctcctcctcctcctcctcctcctcctccgcaggATCAATATGCATCCGCTTCGCAGATGCTAATCCAG GATTCTGCAAACTCCCaaccccttcctcctcctcctcctcctcctcctcggcaGGATCAATATGCATCCGCTTCGCACATCCTAATCCAG GATTCGTTTACGGATGATCATCTCCGCCAGCTCGATGGCGTCGTCGACTACGATTTAGAGTACTCCTTCATGAACTACAGCTCTTCAATGCTCGAATTTGACGTGCCCCCGCAGCTCTTCACCGCCCCTTGGCAGTCATCCCTCGACCTCCCGCCCGACCTCGATCTCTGGCAGTTCCAGGACCCACATTTCAGCCATCGGCTCCTCCCTGAGGAGCCACGCTTCTTCGGCGTGATGAGGTCGGATCAGGAGACGGAGTTGCCATGGCCACTGGACAATTTCGACGAGTTACCGCACGACATGTTCGATTTCATCGACCAGCCGCCACCGCCACCGATTACCAACTCGTGCTAG